The Candidatus Thermoplasmatota archaeon region CGGTATCGCATGCTCTGCGACGGCGGCTCGCTCGTCGTGCACCACGCCGTGATGCCCCGTCCGGCGTCCGAGACGTCCTTCCAGACCATCGTGACGGATCTCCAGGCCCAGGGCTACGACAACCCCTACGCGAAGTACTGGATCTGGAACGACGACACGGGCATCGTCGCGCGATGCGGCTGCGGCGGCACCGGCGACTTCATCAACGAACCGCGCCCAAGCCCCGACAATCCGAACAACCGCGGCCCCTCCTACGGCGTGACGCACGCGTTCATGTCGGAATGGTCTCCGTTCACGATGATGCACGAGAACGGCCACAATCTCGGCGCCGTGCTCTCCAAGGCCGCGGCCTCGAGCGGCGCGGCGCATTGCAACGACGGCCTCGACGTGATGTGCTACGCCGATGGCGGTCCGAAATCGAACTACAAGATCGTCTGCGGGCGCTACACGTTCGACTGCAACCGGGACACGTACTTCCATCCCTTCCCGCCGGCGAACTCCGTCCTCGCCTCGCACTGGAACCTCGCGCTCCCGACGAACCGCTACATCCAGGGCTGCCATTACGCGACCGGCCGCATCCCCGGATCCCTCAACGGCATCGACGTGGACCGCGCGACGGCGGTCACCGTGGACGTTCCTCCGGGATGCGGCGGCCGGGCGTTCGCGCTCTACGGCGAGTCCCTCCCCCAGACGAGCCTCAGCCCCAGCAACTTCGACGTTTGCTGGTACGGCGCCCCCGGACTCATGCGATGCGACGCCACGGCGAGCTCGACGGAACGAGGGACTGTCCCCGCGGGCGCCACGGCGGCGCGCATCATCTACCGCTTCGGCGCGGGGAGCGCGTACACGTTGAGCATCCAGTAGCGGCTTCCGATGGCTTTAGGCGCGCCTCCCCCATGAGGGCGGCGTGACCGCGTTCGCGCCCCGCGCGCTCCGGAACCTCCTCAAGGAGGATCTCGCGCGCGGATCGGGCGTGAACCTTGCGTTCACCGCGCTCCACGCTGTCCTGGGCGTGGCGGCGGCCGTGGTCGCGGCCCGGTTCCTCGGCCCCGCGGGGCTCGGCGTCGTCGCGCTCGGCTTCATGCTCCTCGAGTTCCTCAGCGCGTTCGACAACCTGCCCACGGCCGCGTTCATCCGGGAATACAGCATCGCGCCCGAACGTCGCAAGGTCGCGACGGCCTTCGCGGCGAAGCTCGGCCTCGGACTCGTGACCACCGTCGTCGTGCTGGCGTTGTCGCCCCTCATCGCGAGCCTGCTCGACATCCCGATCATCGTGCCCGCGGGCTTCGCGCTCATCCCGACCGTCGCCGCGTTCGGCTCGGTCGCCATCGCCGCGCGCGAGGCCCGTCGCGACAACCTGCGACGCAACGTTCCCGGCACGGTCGAGCGTCTCGTCACGCTCGCGCTCTACGTGCTCATCCTCGTCGTCCCAGCGCTCCCCTACAGTCCAGTCGCGCTTTTCGTCGCGGCCACCGTCACCGCAAGCGTCGTGGGCTCGGCGGCGGCCTTCCTCGTCGCGCCGCCGTTCGACCCGCGCGAGGCCGATTGGCGCGAAGCGCGCGCGTATCTCTCGTTCGGCCTGCGCACCCAGACTGTGAGCCTGCTCGAGAAGACGGTTTTCTGGATCGACATCCTCCTCATCGACATCCTTCTCGGTAACCACGCGACGACCGGCCTCTACCGGGCGGCCTACAGCGTCATGGCCTACCTGCCGATGGTGGCGGGCGTCGTCACCATCATGCTCTACCCCGCGCTTTCCGAGGCCTTCGGTCACGGCCGCAAGGACGAATTCGCCCGCACGTTCTCGCTCGGGTTCTTCTACGGCCTCGCGATCGCGATCCCGGGGGCGCTTGTGGCGCTCCTCTTCCCGGAGTTCATCGTCCTGACGCTCTTCGGCCCCGGCTTCGAGGGCGCGGCGCCGCTTCTTGCGGGTCTCGCGCCCGTCGCGGTCCTCGCGGTCGCGATGATTCCCTTCTCCGTCTCGTTCCCCGCGATGAACCGGCCCGACCTCGCCTTGCGGCTGGGGCTGGTCATGGTGGTCGTGAACGTGCCCCTCGACCTCGTGCTCATTCCCGTCATGGGCCCCGTCGGGGCCATCGTGGCCACCGCGGCAGCCTTCCTCGCGGGCCTCGGATTTGCCCTGTACGCCACCCTCCGCGTCGGCGGCCGGGCGCCCAGCCTCGCTCACGTCCGGGAAGTCATGGGCCGCTGAGGCGGTTGAGCGGAAAAGTCGTCGCGTCGGTCCGGCACGCTGTCGGCACGAGTATATAGGATCGGGAACGGACCCCCGCCCACGCTGGAGGAAGGTTCGCTGCCCGCGCCCATCACGACCGCTCACGGCGGAAAACGACCCACCCGCGCAGGCCTCGCCGTGGCGGGCGCGCTCGTTGCGGCCGCGCTTTCGCTCGTGGCGGGGAGCCTCCTTGTTCTCCTCGGCCACGCCCCCGACCCGGTCCCGGCCGGCCTCCACGAGATCAGCCAACCGAACGCGGGCGCCACCGTCGCCTTCGCGGCCGCCGTCGTTCTCCTCGCCCGGGTGGGATTCGTGTTCGACTTGGGCGGCCGGACGTTGAAGCTCGGTCTCGAGGAGACGGCGCTCTTCGTCGGCGTCCTCCTCCTTCCCGCGCCCCATGTCGTCCTCGGCGTCGCCGCCGCGGCGGTCGTGGACCGCATCGCGCTGCGGGGCCCCTCGGCGGGAAACGTCGCGGACGCCGCTTCGATGGTCCTCGCCTCGACGCTTGCCATCCTCGTCGTCGGCGCCCTGCGCGTCGCGGGCCTCGATGCCCCGTGGGCGGGCCTCGCGGCGCCTCCCGTCTATTTCGTCGCGGCGAGCATGCTTGCGAGCGCGCACGTGGGGGCCAGCGCCGGGGCGAGCGCGCTCGACGTTTTCCGCGAGCGCTTCGCGGGATGGACGTTTCTCGGCGCCGCGCTCGCGACGAGCCTGGGCCTTCTCGTCTACGCGCTCTTCCGTCTGTCGCCCCTCGCGGCGGTCGCGGTGGTGCCCACGCTCCTCTATCTCATGCGCTTCGGGCGACTGAGCCAGCGCAAGAACGAGGAGATCCGCACCCACGAGCGCCTCGCGAAGGCCACGGCGGAGGTCGCGGGCGAAAGCGATGTCGACGGGGTGGCCCAACGGGTCATGGAGGCCTCGCTCGAGCTCCTGAGCTGCGGCGAAGTCCGGCTGTCGCTCGAGACGGAGCGCGGTCGGCGCCTGTGGTCGAGGCGTTTCGCGGAGGCGTCGACCGAAGGCATCACCGAAACGCTCGTCACGGCCGACGCGCGGCGCGTCGGCGAGATCACCATCTTCGCCCGCGCGGGCCGGGAGTCGTTCGGTCCGCGGGAGCGCCACCTGCTGCGCACGGTCGCCGCGGGCGCGACCTCGGCCGTCCTGAACGCCCAGGCCATCGAGGCGGCGCGCCGGGCCTCCCGGGATCTCGCGGAAAGCGAGCGGCGTTACCGCGATCTCTTCGACACGACGAACGTCCTCATCCTCGTCCTCGACGAGCGCGCCGTCATCGTCGACGCGAATCCCGCCGCGGCGGAGGTTCTCGGATCGAGCCCCGAGGCGCTCGTGGGCCTCGACGCCGCGACGCTCGTCCTGGACGAGGACCGGGAGTCGTTTGCGGCCGTGCTCGCCCGGCTCGACGCGCACGACGTGGCCCGGGACGTCGAAGTCCGATTCCTCCGAGAGGACGGCGGCGTCCTGACGCTCCTCGTGGACGGCCGCACGAGCGAAGGTCAGCGCGGCGCGCGCCAGCGCGTGCTCGTCGCCCGCGACATCACGTATCTCAAGGATCTCGAGGCGGAGCGTCGGGAGGCGATGGCCCGGCAGGCCGAGAGCATCCGCCGCCTCGAGAACGCGAACCGCGAGCTCGAGGAGTTTACGCTGTGGACGACGCACGACATGCGGGAGCCGCTGAGGAGCGTGGGAACGATCGCGCGTTTCCTCCACGAGGACATCGACCACCTCGAAAAGGATGAGGCGCGGGACATGGCCCGTCGCATCCACGAGGGCGCCGAGCGATTGAAGGAGCGCGTGAAGGCGCTCCACGCCTTCAGCCGCATCGTGCAGCAGGATGACGCGTTCGAGGACGTCGACCTGAACGGCGTCGTCGATGGCGTCCTCGCGGCCTTCGAGGTCAAGATCCGGGAGAAATCCGCCGAGATCGACTGGCCCGAAGGCGGCTTCCCGACCGTGCGCGCGCAGCCGCATCGCATCGATCAGGTCTTCGCGAACCTCGTCGAGAACGCGCTCAAATACGGTCTCGCCGAGCGCCCCGTCGTCGAGCTCGCCGTCGAGGACGAAGGCGAGCGCTGGCGGTTCTCGGTCACCGACAACGGTCCGGGCATACCCGAGGAATACCGCGAGCGCATCTTCGGGCTCTTCCAGCGGGGTCCACGCACGGACGAGGCGGGCTCGGGCGCGGGCCTCGCCATCGTGAAGCGGATCGTCGAGCAGCACGGAGGCCGCGTCTGGTTGGCAAGCGAGGCCGGCGACGGCGCCACGTTCGTGTTCACGCTGCCGAAGACGAGGCCCCGCCCGGGCGACCGGGAGGCCCCCGGCGTCACCGCGAGCGTCTAGGATTCGCGCAGCATGGCGAGGTAGACGCCTTCGAGCCGCTCGACGATGGCGCCCCAGTCGAAGCCTTCGGCGCGCTTCGCGCCCGCCCGACCCATCGCGGCCGCGCGGACGGGATCGTCCACGAGCGCGCCGAGCCGGTCCGCGAGCGTCGCCGCGTCGCCGTACGGCACGAGATGGCCCGTGACGCCCTCCTCGACGACATCGGGCACGCCCCCCACGGCCGTCGCGACCACGGGGAGACCCGCCATGCCGGCTTCGAGGAGGACGATGCCGAACGCCTCCCACGCGCTCGGAAGCGCGAAGACGGCGGCCCCCGCCATCGCGGACCGGTAGCCCGCCTCGTCGAGATGCCCGGCGAACAGCACGCGATCGGCGAGACCGAGGTCGGCCGCCCGCTTTTCGAGGCGGCCGCGTTCCCCCCAGTCCTCGCCCACGAGCACGAGCCTCAGGCCGGGTCGCGCGGGCGCGAGCGCCGCGAAGGCGTCGATGAGGGTCGCGAGGCCCTTGTTGGAGGCGAGGCGGCCGGCGTAGAGGATGTAGGGCGTCGCGAACGGCGTCGCGGGCGCGGGGGCGCGCCACCGCGCGACGTCGAGGCCGTTCGGGACCGTGACCATCTTTCCGCGCGGGAGGAACGACAGAAGATCCTTCTCGCGGTCGGTGACGGTGAGGATGCGCGAAGCGCGCGCATAGACGGTCGCGGCCATCGCGTGGTCCACGACGCGCGCGAGGCCGCGCTTCCAGGCCGGAAGATGGTCTTCGGCCGGATGGTAATGGGGCGTGACCGCAAGCGGAATGCCTCGCCGGTGCGAGACCCACGCGGCGGGCCAGAGCTGGAAGTAGCGGTGGCTGTGGGCGTGGATGACGTCGACGTCCTCGAGCGCCCCGAGGGCGCGGAACATGCCCGGGAAGGCCGGCGCCCGCGAGAGGGGCGGGAGGCCTTCGAGCGCGGGCACGCGCACGACCTCGACGCCCTCGGGAGGGGGCGGGAAGTCCGACGGGTCCCGGCGGACCCAGGGAATCTCCGTCCAAAGATCGGTCGTGACGACGGTGACGCGGTGACCGCGCCGCGCGAGGCCGGCGGCGAGGGCCTTGACGTGGGCCTCGGCCCCGCCGGGGCCGCCGAAGCGGACGCACACCTGCGCGACGTGCACGCGGCGCCATGGCGGCGCCCTGCCATAAGGCGACCGACGCGTCCGTCAGGCAAATGGCTCACAACCTTTTTCCGCCGGGGATCGTTGATATTGGCATGCATCGCGAGCGCCGCGTCCTGCGGCTGGGGACGCTCTGGATCTCGGGCGGAGCGTTCACCTTCGAGCCCGTGGAGTCCACCGCGAAGGCCGCGGTGGGCGACGACGTCGAGGTCGGCGTGTCCGTCGACTGGCGCGAGGGGAGTCTCCTCAAGGAGACGGCCGAGGTCGTCCTCACGGTGGAGCGGGGGTCCACGAAGCTGGGACGGACGGCCCTCGAGGTGCGCGACCGGCCCGTGCTCGACGACCGCGAGATCGTGTTCCTCTTCGTTCCGATCCACGCAAAGGCCCCGGGCCGGATCGAGGGGCGCTACTCGCTCGTCGCCTCGCAGGAGGAATCGAGCTGGGGGAGCCACCACCGCGGCGATCCGCGGACCTTCTCGCAGGAAGGCGCCTTCACGATCGAGATCGGTTGAGCCTCGCCGCCTCGCGCAGGTAGCCCCAGTGGCCGGCGGCCATGCGTAGCCAGTGGAGCCCCATCACCGCGGGGTCGAATCCGGCCGCGCGCCGCGCGTGCTCGAGGTGCCAGGGCGCCTTGACCGTCACGTCCCACACCCAACCGGGCCACGACCGGACGGAGGCGTCGCCCGCGCGCTCGGGGTGCCGCGCGACGATGATCGCGCGTCCGCGCCCGCGTCGCGTCTCCTGCCGCACGAAAGCGCGGAGGTTCGGCGGATGGTGGTGGTGGACGACGGCCTCGGGAACGTAGACGGCGCGCGCCCCCGCCTTCATGGCCCGCGCGAGGAAGTCGACGTCCTCGCAGAGGGCGCCCGGCAACGTCGGGTCGAATCGCGCGGTGTCGTAGAGCGAAGCGCGCACGCCGAGCGTCGCGCCGGAAAGGAGCGCCGACCCGTCCCGGAAGGAGCGCGCGTCGATGGCCTCGTACATGCGATCGTAGGCGCGCTCGAAGCGCGTGGAGGGACGCGAGGCGACGTGGCCGCCCGCGATGTCGGCATCGCCTTTTGCGAGGCGCCCCGCGAGGGCGGCGGCCCAGCCGGAAACGGGAATCGCGTCGGAGTCGAGGAAGAGGACGTGCTCCGCGCCCGCATCGCGCGCGGCCTCCCAGCCGGTGTTGCGCGTGTGGGCGGCGCTCGCGCGACCGGACACGACGACGCGGGCGCCCTTCGCGCGCGCGATGTCCGCGCTCGCGTCGGCGCTTGCGTCGTCGACGCACCAGACGACGGGCGCCTGCGGGAGGACGGCGTCGAGCACGGCGCCGATCGTGCGCGCGGCGTTGCGCATCGGGATGACGACGTGCGCGCGAGGCACGCTCCGCCAACCGGCGGCGGGGGCTTCAGGCCTCGCCCATCGTAGAGTAGCGGTTGGGTGGCTACTCGTATATACTTGCGACCGGTTCGAATGGACTCTCGCTTCAGGAATCATTATGCAAGGCCCGGAGCTAGGACAAGCCCCGGAGACCCCACCATGCCCATCGTGAACGCCGTGAGCTGGCGGATCGGCGGCCAGCAGGGCGAAGGCATCGACTCGACGGGCGACATCTTCTCGAAGGCGTGCGCCCGGCTCGGTCTGCACCTCTACACGTTCCGCAACT contains the following coding sequences:
- a CDS encoding oligosaccharide flippase family protein is translated as MTAFAPRALRNLLKEDLARGSGVNLAFTALHAVLGVAAAVVAARFLGPAGLGVVALGFMLLEFLSAFDNLPTAAFIREYSIAPERRKVATAFAAKLGLGLVTTVVVLALSPLIASLLDIPIIVPAGFALIPTVAAFGSVAIAAREARRDNLRRNVPGTVERLVTLALYVLILVVPALPYSPVALFVAATVTASVVGSAAAFLVAPPFDPREADWREARAYLSFGLRTQTVSLLEKTVFWIDILLIDILLGNHATTGLYRAAYSVMAYLPMVAGVVTIMLYPALSEAFGHGRKDEFARTFSLGFFYGLAIAIPGALVALLFPEFIVLTLFGPGFEGAAPLLAGLAPVAVLAVAMIPFSVSFPAMNRPDLALRLGLVMVVVNVPLDLVLIPVMGPVGAIVATAAAFLAGLGFALYATLRVGGRAPSLAHVREVMGR
- a CDS encoding ATP-binding protein gives rise to the protein MAGALVAAALSLVAGSLLVLLGHAPDPVPAGLHEISQPNAGATVAFAAAVVLLARVGFVFDLGGRTLKLGLEETALFVGVLLLPAPHVVLGVAAAAVVDRIALRGPSAGNVADAASMVLASTLAILVVGALRVAGLDAPWAGLAAPPVYFVAASMLASAHVGASAGASALDVFRERFAGWTFLGAALATSLGLLVYALFRLSPLAAVAVVPTLLYLMRFGRLSQRKNEEIRTHERLAKATAEVAGESDVDGVAQRVMEASLELLSCGEVRLSLETERGRRLWSRRFAEASTEGITETLVTADARRVGEITIFARAGRESFGPRERHLLRTVAAGATSAVLNAQAIEAARRASRDLAESERRYRDLFDTTNVLILVLDERAVIVDANPAAAEVLGSSPEALVGLDAATLVLDEDRESFAAVLARLDAHDVARDVEVRFLREDGGVLTLLVDGRTSEGQRGARQRVLVARDITYLKDLEAERREAMARQAESIRRLENANRELEEFTLWTTHDMREPLRSVGTIARFLHEDIDHLEKDEARDMARRIHEGAERLKERVKALHAFSRIVQQDDAFEDVDLNGVVDGVLAAFEVKIREKSAEIDWPEGGFPTVRAQPHRIDQVFANLVENALKYGLAERPVVELAVEDEGERWRFSVTDNGPGIPEEYRERIFGLFQRGPRTDEAGSGAGLAIVKRIVEQHGGRVWLASEAGDGATFVFTLPKTRPRPGDREAPGVTASV
- a CDS encoding glycosyltransferase family 4 protein, whose product is MHVAQVCVRFGGPGGAEAHVKALAAGLARRGHRVTVVTTDLWTEIPWVRRDPSDFPPPPEGVEVVRVPALEGLPPLSRAPAFPGMFRALGALEDVDVIHAHSHRYFQLWPAAWVSHRRGIPLAVTPHYHPAEDHLPAWKRGLARVVDHAMAATVYARASRILTVTDREKDLLSFLPRGKMVTVPNGLDVARWRAPAPATPFATPYILYAGRLASNKGLATLIDAFAALAPARPGLRLVLVGEDWGERGRLEKRAADLGLADRVLFAGHLDEAGYRSAMAGAAVFALPSAWEAFGIVLLEAGMAGLPVVATAVGGVPDVVEEGVTGHLVPYGDAATLADRLGALVDDPVRAAAMGRAGAKRAEGFDWGAIVERLEGVYLAMLRES
- a CDS encoding glycosyltransferase family 2 protein yields the protein MPRAHVVIPMRNAARTIGAVLDAVLPQAPVVWCVDDASADASADIARAKGARVVVSGRASAAHTRNTGWEAARDAGAEHVLFLDSDAIPVSGWAAALAGRLAKGDADIAGGHVASRPSTRFERAYDRMYEAIDARSFRDGSALLSGATLGVRASLYDTARFDPTLPGALCEDVDFLARAMKAGARAVYVPEAVVHHHHPPNLRAFVRQETRRGRGRAIIVARHPERAGDASVRSWPGWVWDVTVKAPWHLEHARRAAGFDPAVMGLHWLRMAAGHWGYLREAARLNRSRS